The Primulina huaijiensis isolate GDHJ02 chromosome 12, ASM1229523v2, whole genome shotgun sequence genome has a window encoding:
- the LOC140990022 gene encoding 3-ketoacyl-CoA synthase 6-like translates to MAAESPQFSQSVKLKYVKLGYQYLVSHMLAFSLIPIIITLSLTLLQTGPEQIYQLWSSMQFTFVQTICFSFLAVYASTVFFMTRPRTVYLVDFALFKPPQSMRVSFAGFMEHARLGLFTEPKSVHFQMKILERSGLGEQTCLPPAVHYIPPCPNMALAREEAEFVIFSCVDTLFKNTGIKPKDVDFLILNCSLFSPTPSLTAMVINKYKMRSNIKSFNLSGMGCSAGLISIDLAKDLLQQYHNSNAVVISTEILTPNVYKGKERAMLLPNCLFRMGGAAILLSNRWSDRRRAKYRLSHVVRTHKGADDASYRCVSQEEDSEGNVGIMLNIELMRIAGEALKSNITTIGPLVLPASEQILFAISLIRRKLFESKLKPYIPDFKKAFEHFCIHAGGRAVIDELQKSLQLTAEQVEASRMTLHRFGNTSSSSLWYELSYIESKGRMKKGDRVWQIAFGSGFKCNSAVWKCNRTIEKPATGAWADCIDKYPVHIPEVVKL, encoded by the coding sequence ATGGCTGCCGAGAGTCCACAATTCTCCCAGTCAGTTAAACTCAAGTACGTGAAACTTGGCTACCAATACCTAGTAAGTCACATGCTCGCCTTCTCCCTCATCCCCATAATCATCACTCTTTCGCTAACACTCCTCCAAACGGGCCCTGAACAAATCTATCAGCTATGGAGTTCCATGCAGTTCACCTTTGTTCAGACCATTTGTTTCTCATTCCTCGCTGTTTATGCTTCCACTGTCTTCTTCATGACGCGGCCTCGGACAGTGTATCTGGTCGATTTCGCGCTTTTCAAGCCTCCACAGAGCATGCGAGTCTCGTTTGCAGGATTCATGGAGCATGCGAGGTTGGGTCTGTTCACTGAACCTAAGAGTGTCCATTTCCAGATGAAGATTCTCGAACGGTCCGGTCTTGGGGAGCAAACCTGTTTGCCGCCTGCGGTTCATTACATACCTCCGTGTCCGAATATGGCGCTTGCTAGAGAAGAAGCTGAGTTTGTCATCTTCTCCTGCGTGGATACCTTGTTTAAGAATACAGGGATCAAGCCGAAGGATGTTGATTTCTTGATCTTGAATTGCAGCCTTTTCTCGCCGACACCTTCTTTAACAGCTATGGTGATTAACAAATACAAGATGAGAAGCAATATTAAGAGCTTCAACTTGTCTGGAATGGGGTGCAGCGCTGGTTTGATTTCAATTGATTTAGCGAAAGATCTTCTGCAACAGTATCACAATTCAAATGCGGTGGTTATAAGCACAGAAATCCTTACCCCTAATGTTTACAAAGGGAAAGAAAGAGCGATGCTCCTCCCCAACTGCTTGTTCAGAATGGGCGGCGCCGCCATACTGCTGTCGAACAGATGGTCGGATCGTCGCCGCGCGAAGTATCGCCTATCCCATGTTGTGAGAACCCACAAAGGAGCAGATGATGCATCATACAGATGTGTATCGCAAGAGGAAGATTCAGAAGGAAATGTGGGGATAATGTTAAACATCGAACTAATGAGGATCGCCGGTGAAGCCTTGAAATCCAATATAACAACGATCGGCCCTCTGGTTCTCCCTGCATCGGAGCAAATTCTGTTCGCGATCTCACTCATCAGAAGAAAACTCTTCGAATCAAAACTGAAGCCATATATTCCAGATTTCAAGAAAGCTTTCGAGCACTTCTGCATACACGCCGGAGGAAGGGCGGTGATCGACGAACTACAGAAAAGCCTACAGCTCACGGCGGAGCAGGTGGAGGCTTCAAGAATGACTCTGCACAGGTTTGGAAACACTTCTTCTTCCTCACTCTGGTACGAACTAAGTTACATAGAATCGAAAGGGAGGATGAAGAAAGGAGATAGGGTTTGGCAGATCGCATTTGGAAGCGGATTTAAGTGTAACAGCGCCGTCTGGAAATGTAACCGCACGATCGAGAAACCGGCGACCGGAGCATGGGCCGATTGTATTGATAAGTACCCAGTTCATATCCCGGAAGTGGTGAAGCtataa